One region of Flavobacterium sp. GSB-24 genomic DNA includes:
- a CDS encoding tetratricopeptide repeat protein yields MKNLLLASFMMMTCSIWAQSATGYFDKAIKKAEAGNTKGAIADYTKAISMNSKFVEAYQNRGVAKFKLNDLKGAQADFSKTIDLDSMNADAFTGRANVNYKLQNYQGAIDDCTSSLGLNPKDYIAYNLRGLAYNKIGDSKNACKDFTKAIELGSQSAAKNRSTFCK; encoded by the coding sequence ATGAAAAACCTACTATTAGCATCATTTATGATGATGACCTGCTCCATCTGGGCACAATCTGCAACTGGCTATTTTGACAAAGCCATAAAAAAAGCGGAAGCCGGAAACACAAAAGGCGCAATCGCCGACTACACCAAAGCCATCAGCATGAATTCAAAATTTGTCGAGGCATACCAGAATCGTGGTGTTGCAAAATTTAAACTAAACGATCTCAAAGGCGCGCAGGCAGATTTTAGCAAAACAATCGACTTAGACAGCATGAATGCAGATGCATTTACAGGCAGAGCCAATGTTAATTATAAATTACAAAACTATCAGGGAGCAATTGACGACTGCACATCTTCTTTAGGTTTAAATCCGAAAGATTACATTGCTTACAATTTAAGAGGTTTAGCTTATAATAAAATCGGCGATAGTAAAAATGCTTGTAAAGATTTTACAAAAGCAATTGAATTAGGAAGTCAAAGTGCTGCAAAAAACAGATCGACTTTCTGCAAATAA
- a CDS encoding MerR family transcriptional regulator encodes MINNIKTVFSIKDLENLSGIKAHTIRIWEKRYNILEPMRTDTNIRFYNLQNLQKLLNITLLHEYGYKISKIATYPEEKIPQLVREIISKKNSQNYAITSFKMAMMNFDQELFFNTFDWLISEKTFKEVFKEHFLPLLKELGLLWQSETITPANEHFMSHLIKQKILIYTESLQIRKPTKTDRVFVLSLPLNEIHQIGLLYLQYEILDKGYKSIYLGESMPIENLQDLTRHFENITFVSFMTVQPDRNVINQYVKSMGQKLLQKNNEIWLMGKMVEHIDQKVLTDRIRVFDSMEETINMI; translated from the coding sequence ATGATAAACAATATTAAAACTGTTTTCAGTATTAAAGATCTTGAGAACTTATCTGGAATAAAAGCGCATACCATACGCATCTGGGAAAAGAGATACAACATCCTTGAACCAATGCGAACTGATACAAACATCAGATTTTATAATCTGCAAAATCTTCAGAAACTTTTAAACATCACGTTATTACACGAGTACGGTTATAAGATTTCTAAAATCGCAACTTATCCTGAAGAAAAGATTCCACAATTGGTGCGCGAAATAATTTCTAAGAAAAATTCACAAAATTACGCCATCACTTCTTTCAAAATGGCGATGATGAATTTTGACCAAGAGTTATTCTTTAATACTTTCGATTGGCTTATTTCTGAAAAGACTTTTAAAGAAGTTTTTAAAGAACATTTTTTACCTCTTTTAAAAGAGCTTGGATTATTATGGCAGTCTGAAACAATTACTCCTGCAAATGAACATTTCATGAGCCATTTGATCAAACAGAAAATATTAATTTACACAGAAAGTCTTCAAATAAGAAAACCAACCAAGACAGATAGAGTATTTGTTTTGTCGCTTCCGCTAAATGAAATTCACCAAATCGGATTACTATATCTGCAATATGAAATTCTCGACAAAGGCTACAAATCCATTTATTTAGGAGAAAGTATGCCGATTGAAAATCTACAGGATTTAACCAGACATTTTGAGAACATTACATTTGTTTCTTTCATGACCGTTCAGCCTGATAGAAATGTAATTAACCAGTATGTTAAATCTATGGGACAGAAATTGTTGCAAAAAAACAACGAAATCTGGCTTATGGGAAAAATGGTTGAACATATCGATCAGAAAGTTTTAACCGATAGAATTCGAGTTTTTGATTCAATGGAAGAAACTATTAATATGATCTAA
- a CDS encoding oleate hydratase produces the protein MRKTITILGSGFSSLAAACYLAQQGNDVTIYEKNDTIGGRARQFKKDGFTFDMGPSWYWMPDVFERFFQDFNKKPSDYYELVKLNPAYRVYFGINDFISIYDNLEDIKSTFEEIEKGSAQKLQNFINQAKSNYDIAIKDLVYRPGVSPLELITKETALKLNQFFSNVSADIRKKFKNERLIQILEFPVLFLGAKPTKTPSFYNFMNYADFGLGTWHPKTGMFDVIRGIEKLALELGVSIKTNAPIEKIVVENSTATAIVINGEVIKADIILSGADYQHTETLLDKEHRAYSEKYWETRIFAPSSLLFFIGFNKKIENISHHALFFDTDFNQHAVDIYDNPKWPESPLFYANFPSKTDLTAAPNGMETGFFLIPLAPGIEDNEKLREEYFEKIIIRFEQVTQQEIRNNIIFKKSFCKNDFVTDYNAYKGNAYGMANTLLQTAFLRPKLKSKKVRNLYFTGQLTVPGPGVPPALISGKLAAELIQKSLRS, from the coding sequence ATGAGAAAAACAATAACAATACTAGGATCGGGCTTTTCTTCTTTAGCCGCAGCTTGTTACCTTGCACAACAAGGAAACGATGTAACTATTTATGAAAAAAATGACACGATTGGCGGACGTGCCAGACAATTTAAAAAAGACGGTTTTACATTTGACATGGGACCAAGCTGGTATTGGATGCCCGATGTTTTTGAACGCTTTTTTCAAGACTTTAATAAAAAACCATCAGATTATTACGAACTCGTAAAGCTGAATCCAGCGTATCGCGTCTATTTTGGAATAAATGATTTTATAAGTATTTATGACAATTTAGAAGATATCAAATCGACATTTGAAGAAATTGAAAAAGGAAGCGCTCAAAAACTTCAAAACTTTATCAATCAAGCCAAAAGCAATTATGATATCGCTATAAAAGATTTAGTGTATCGCCCGGGAGTTTCACCGCTTGAATTAATTACAAAAGAAACCGCTTTAAAATTAAATCAGTTTTTTAGTAATGTAAGTGCCGATATCCGAAAGAAATTCAAAAACGAAAGATTGATCCAAATTCTTGAGTTTCCTGTATTATTTCTTGGTGCGAAACCAACCAAAACGCCATCATTTTACAATTTCATGAATTATGCCGATTTTGGATTAGGAACGTGGCACCCGAAAACTGGAATGTTTGATGTTATTCGCGGAATCGAAAAACTAGCCTTAGAACTTGGTGTTTCTATTAAAACTAATGCTCCAATTGAAAAAATAGTAGTTGAAAACAGCACAGCAACTGCGATTGTTATCAATGGCGAAGTTATAAAAGCAGATATCATTTTAAGCGGCGCCGATTATCAGCATACCGAAACTTTATTAGATAAAGAGCATCGCGCTTATTCTGAAAAATATTGGGAAACCCGCATTTTTGCACCTTCTTCTCTCCTATTTTTTATTGGTTTTAATAAAAAAATAGAAAACATTTCGCATCACGCATTATTTTTTGATACCGATTTTAACCAGCATGCTGTTGATATTTACGATAATCCAAAATGGCCTGAATCGCCTTTATTCTATGCCAATTTTCCATCCAAAACTGATTTAACAGCTGCACCAAATGGAATGGAAACTGGATTTTTCCTAATTCCGCTTGCGCCGGGAATTGAAGATAACGAGAAACTCCGAGAAGAGTATTTCGAAAAGATAATCATTCGTTTTGAGCAAGTTACGCAACAAGAAATCAGAAATAATATTATCTTTAAGAAGTCATTCTGCAAAAACGATTTTGTAACAGATTATAATGCTTATAAAGGAAATGCTTACGGAATGGCCAACACACTATTACAAACTGCATTTTTAAGGCCCAAATTAAAAAGCAAAAAAGTCAGGAATTTATACTTTACAGGACAATTAACTGTTCCTGGACCAGGTGTTCCTCCTGCCTTAATTTCAGGAAAACTAGCAGCTGAATTAATTCAAAAATCTCTAAGATCTTAA
- a CDS encoding phytoene/squalene synthase family protein, translating into MKSLFDAVSFKCSKLVTKNYSSSFSIAVKMLSPSIRDAIYSIYGFVRFADEIVDSFHDYEKEYLIDDFEKEYYKAMELGISLNPILNSFQHTVKQYNITDDLIQAFLKSMKLDLIKSTYNTQAEYADYIYGSADVVGLMCLKVFVSGKEHKYEQLKDEAMRLGSAFQKVNFLRDLKDDNTLLNRTYFPGVNLNNFNEDSKEQIIQEIEEDFRIAYQGIVKLPIEAKFGVYTAYVYYRKLLKKLKNTPYYEIGNARIRVSNYTKAGLLAQSFVTYKLKLV; encoded by the coding sequence ATGAAATCACTATTCGACGCCGTTTCTTTCAAATGCAGCAAGCTGGTTACCAAAAACTACAGCTCTTCATTTTCAATTGCCGTGAAAATGCTTTCACCAAGCATTCGCGATGCTATTTACAGCATTTATGGATTTGTTCGTTTTGCTGACGAAATTGTAGATTCATTTCATGATTATGAAAAAGAATATCTTATCGACGATTTTGAAAAAGAATATTATAAAGCAATGGAATTAGGAATCAGCCTAAATCCAATTCTAAATTCTTTTCAGCATACTGTAAAACAATATAATATTACAGACGATCTTATTCAGGCTTTTCTAAAAAGCATGAAACTAGATCTTATAAAATCAACCTATAACACACAGGCAGAGTACGCAGATTATATTTACGGCTCAGCTGATGTTGTGGGATTAATGTGTTTAAAGGTTTTTGTTTCTGGAAAAGAGCATAAATACGAACAATTAAAAGATGAAGCCATGCGCTTAGGATCTGCTTTTCAGAAAGTAAACTTTTTGAGGGATTTAAAAGATGACAATACGCTTTTAAACCGAACTTATTTCCCAGGTGTTAATCTTAATAATTTCAACGAAGATTCAAAAGAGCAGATTATACAAGAAATTGAAGAAGATTTCCGCATCGCTTACCAAGGAATTGTAAAACTTCCTATCGAAGCCAAATTCGGAGTTTATACCGCTTATGTTTATTACAGAAAATTGCTTAAAAAACTAAAAAATACGCCTTATTACGAAATTGGTAACGCAAGAATCCGTGTTTCTAATTACACAAAAGCAGGACTTTTGGCGCAGTCTTTTGTGACGTACAAGCTCAAACTGGTATAA
- a CDS encoding sterol desaturase family protein, which yields MISFLIFLGVFLFMECVTWLTHKYVMHGFMWYFHEDHHQPRYEHTFERNDIFFVIFAIPSILLFYFGVQGGFNYLFFIACGVTLYGICYFLIHDVLIHQRFKWFKNTKNKYLIGLRKAHKIHHKHLNKEKGECFGMLFVPLKYYKM from the coding sequence ATGATTTCTTTCTTAATCTTTTTGGGCGTTTTTCTGTTTATGGAATGTGTGACCTGGCTTACGCACAAATATGTTATGCACGGCTTTATGTGGTATTTTCACGAAGATCATCACCAGCCTAGATATGAACATACTTTTGAGCGCAACGATATTTTCTTTGTCATTTTTGCAATTCCAAGTATTCTCTTATTTTATTTTGGTGTTCAAGGCGGTTTTAACTATTTATTTTTTATTGCCTGCGGCGTGACACTTTACGGAATTTGTTATTTTTTAATTCATGATGTATTAATTCATCAGCGTTTTAAATGGTTCAAAAACACCAAAAACAAATATCTAATCGGACTCAGAAAAGCACATAAAATACACCATAAACACCTTAATAAAGAAAAAGGAGAATGTTTCGGAATGTTGTTTGTACCATTAAAATATTATAAAATGTAG
- a CDS encoding SRPBCC family protein produces the protein MKLYKIATVQYVNASVEDCWDFFSSPKNLQTITLDNMNFQIKDFDDKRMYHGQIITYTLRPLLGIKISWVTEITACKENEYFIDVQRFGPYKLWHHKHFFERTPDGGTKMTDIVHYALPLGIFGRIMNSLVVKNKLKTIFDFRYKKIEELFNSKPQPKIIQIHAEQKSI, from the coding sequence ATGAAATTATACAAAATAGCAACCGTACAATATGTAAATGCCAGCGTAGAAGACTGCTGGGATTTTTTCTCGAGCCCAAAAAATCTCCAGACCATCACTCTAGACAATATGAATTTTCAAATTAAGGACTTCGATGACAAACGCATGTATCACGGTCAAATTATCACTTACACTTTAAGACCGCTTTTAGGAATCAAAATTTCTTGGGTTACCGAAATTACTGCTTGTAAGGAAAACGAGTATTTTATCGATGTACAACGTTTTGGTCCGTACAAACTATGGCATCACAAACATTTTTTTGAGCGAACACCAGACGGTGGAACAAAAATGACAGACATTGTACACTATGCTTTACCACTCGGAATTTTTGGGCGGATTATGAATAGTTTAGTTGTAAAAAACAAACTAAAAACCATTTTCGATTTCCGCTATAAGAAAATCGAAGAATTATTTAATTCAAAACCACAGCCAAAGATTATACAAATACACGCAGAGCAAAAAAGTATTTAA